The Phacochoerus africanus isolate WHEZ1 chromosome X, ROS_Pafr_v1, whole genome shotgun sequence genome has a segment encoding these proteins:
- the MXRA5 gene encoding matrix-remodeling-associated protein 5 isoform X1: MEKLGDMGCPCGRVSRCSAYDQRCPGRTHPDKMPARAPWRALSVVLILVWGHPRAGLACPHPCACYVPSEVHCTFRSLASVPAGISKHVERINLGFNSIQALSETSLAGLTKLELLMIHGNEIQSIPDGALRDLISLQVFKFSYNKLRVITAQTLQGLWSLLRLHLDHNKIEFIHPQAFSGLTSLRLLHLEGNVLHQLHPDTFSTFSFLDHFRLSTIRHLYLAENELKTLPPSLLQNMPLLENLYLQGNPWSCDCEMKWFLEWDAKSKGILKCKKDKAYEGGQLCATCTSPKKLHRQEIQKLKDVTCQKPLIASPLRQNRSRGSEEEPEQEEDGDDHVALESLQVPRWNVSLNMSDEHGNTVHLLCTIKRPTDLQQLHLNQTDPQEIELNATLALDFECPMTRENYERLWKLIAYYSEVPVKLHRDPAPDQDPSLGSQYRQDADDDTLYYTGVRAHILAEPEWVLQPSVDLQLNRRQSTAKTVVLAYASRYSLTMPAKDARPSRSRSWVMIEPSTAVQRAQTVLEGSPCQLSCNVKASERPSIWWVLPDGSVLKAPLEDQDGRVSILTSGWLKIKSTEPSDAGLYQCIARVRDEVDRMVYRVLVQPPAPPAPDGHTVTIQKNPGEPVTLPCHALAVPEAQISWVLPNKRIINDMANTSHAYLLADGTLSIPRVQGSDSGYYRCVAVNQHGADHFTVGVAVHKKDSGRSSKRGRRPGGKTLARGRGDVAEDEGGSGLGEEDHAPRRGLHPKDQEMYIQTKDDTVPGGTKPKKGRRKLKPWKLSEKEPETNVAEGRRVFESRRRVHMANKQINPQHWADILARVRGRNPPKGTEVPQVLKATTPPSGSPEVTSIWPAAPPPSGAPVWTKTSAEESSGDLSLFEEEEQVAGTVFSPGMVLLEPGPQGVTVATPQVTSIHPEELIDEDFTEKGKDAPATEVDLGWAPATTSLSVPRESSPTVQTLATVGEEPTHGSLGTEGRSTPDAGSVPEPTSNASEPPSSAIPHAASKNVPYAPSEPETQSPQDANEMNDLTSSGFTAAPTLGVADSKTFEPFEDHSVRETLVPAQTFLQGHSDTRQLVSNLSAQGHPRVRQGSQEDAQTVRKEGVLDRDPEKFGNPENRRQGQVPSTLLDAALEVMSNVTAWKHPKETTRLDEAATTVAMLAPTQRSPAPSAPTTHPSRRRPHGKKRVRTHRLRQRQKQPPPTTLAPVETFSTPPTRVPEGAVPKQGDSLPVPTPWLESTVHTPPQLDARRPAEPVPKEPPRKKHGKRPNKHRYVTATASPTAPVSPTSPFPKNKGVPTPTSQAVLPATTVSLPTVDLPRGSRMEGDHTTRVEIRFSPDQLQEASPLTHEPVPPGKEVENLGVANIDDYKTGSPVPGESVGHTVSPLGATVSSGGEFKEASKPSGFPGTPGWNPPGAAQPEGLLTDRPAPGSSEALTDSPFFQEGEDPAFPSEFAPSVAVSTLLQPEEWVPSPTLPGLKVEASSSPAEASISDQSDHAARPATLRPEGGPQPWVSPPVPVREPASPLLPTALASLAHTTAQPAPLTSKTSPASSTSKENLLSGDGRTPETTTPSVKKQGTQPTGKPDRVSTPSPVLDKWNVTPKPVSGKEAPDGRTESLLPRLPESRQEAGRAQVFQPPPRVPTKPVPSRETVRPPQTTQGSLRYFVTFQPPRHTTNRPEMTAHPSRVPLANERFTTPTLPGPTSPVVPLHGSKPSAPGTTARGPHRAHGSSTSLGDNHLPDLRAPAGKLPHPRAPPASGRLPFFLNRTLSFPPLGATPKPPTPASPALVTRDQKVHPGSSHRLHSQSIAQVDLGPPAPPLLPAPRTTAPPSTNVRNLPAVSSTRSSVPFLTPSAQPSRSVHHSSLKLFSAAGPPASKFWTLGEKPHIVTKSPPSVTVTAETDVVFPCEATGQPQPFVTWTKVSTGALMTPNTRVQRFEVLKNGTFVIRNVQVQDGGQYMCTAKNLHGADRMVVLLTVAVQQPQILASHYKDVTVYLGDTIAMECLAKGTPAPQISWIFPDRRVWQTVSPVEGRITLHENRTLSIKEASFSDRGVYKCVASNAAGADSLAIRLHVAALPPVIQQEKLENISVPPGLSIHIHCTAKAAPLPSVRWVLWDGTQIRPSQFLHGNLFVFPNGTLYIRNLAPKDSGRYECVAANLVGSARRAVQLSVMRAAANARITGTSPQRTDVRYGGTLRLDCSASGDPWPRILWRLPSKRMIDALFSFDTRIKVFANGTLLVKSVTDKDAGDYLCVARNKVGDDFVMLQVNVVMRPAKIEHKEENDHRVFYGGDLKVDCVATGLPNPEISWSLPDGSLVNSFMQSDDGGGRAKRYVVFNNGTLYFNEVGMREEGDYTCVAENQVGKDEMTVHVKVVTEPPTIRNKTYSVVQVPYGDVVTVACEAKGEPTPRVTWLSPTNRLIPASSEKYQIYPDGTLLIQKAQRSDSGNYTCVVRNSAGEDRKTVWIHVHVQAPRINGNPDAITTVREIAPVGSRKLIDCQAEGTPMPRVLWAFPEGVVLPAPYHGNRITIHGNGTLDIRRLRKSDSVQLVCIGRNEGGEARLIVQLTVLEPVEKPIFHDPVSEKITAMAGHTISLNCSAAGTPTPTLLWVLPNKTELRSGQQLQRFYHKGDGKLHISDLSSVDAGAYRCVARNSAGYTERLVSLKVGLKPETSNRYHNLISIINGETLHLPCAPPGGRQARSSWTLPNGLVLEGPQARGRFTLWENGTLTVRDASVFDRGTYVCKADTEYGPSVANVPVIVIAYPPRITSEPTPVIYTRPGNMVKINCMVMAIPKAEITWELPDKSLLMAGTQPRLYGHRFLHPQGSLTIQQATQRDAGFYKCSAKNILGSDSKTTYIHVY; the protein is encoded by the exons ATGGAAAAGCTGGGGGATATGGGATGTCCCTGTGGGCGTGTGAGCAGATGCAGCGCTTATGATCAGAG GTGTCCTGGGCGCACGCACCCCGACAAGATGCCCGCGCGGGCGCCGTGGCGAGCCCTCTCCGTGGTGCTGATCCTGGTCTGGGGACACCCGCGTGCCGGGCTGGCCTGTCCGCACCCCTGTGCCTGCTACGTGCCCAGCGAGGTGCACTGCACGTTCCGCTCGTTGGCCTCCGTGCCCGCTGGGATTTCTAAACATGTGGAAAGAATCAATTTGGG GTTTAATAGCATCCAGGCTTTATCGGAAACCTCGTTGGCAGGGCTGACCAAGTTGGAGCTGCTTATGATTCACGGCAATGAAATTCAAAGCATCCCTGACGGGGCTTTAAGAGACCTCATCTCACTCCAG GTTTTCAAGTTCAGCTACAACAAGCTTCGCGTGATCACCGCACAGACCCTGCAGGGGCTCTGGAGCTTACTGAGGCTACACTTAGACCACAACAAGATCGAGTTTATCCACCCGCAGGCGTTCAGCGGCTTAACCTCCCTAAGGCTGCTCCACTTAGAGGGAAACGTGCTTCACCAGCTGCACCCAGACACGTTCTCCACGTTCTCGTTCCTGGATCACTTCCGGCTCTCCACCATCAGACACCTCTACCTAGCCGAGAACGAGCTGAAGACGCTGCCCCCCAGCCTGCTGCAGAATATGCCTCTGCTGGAGAACCTTTACCTGCAGGGGAATCCGTGGTCCTGTGACTGTGAGATGAAATGGTTTCTGGAATGGGACGCGAAATCCAAAG GGATTCTGAAGTGTAAGAAGGACAAAGCCTACGAAGGCGGTCAGCTCTGCGCCACCTGCACCAGCCCCAAGAAGCTGCACAGACAGGAGATTCAGAAGCTGAAGGACGTCACCTGTCAGAAGCCGCTCATAGCGTCCCCTCTGAGGCAGAACAGGAGCCGAGGCAGCGAGGAGGAGCCGGAGCAGGAGGAAGATGGTGACGACCACGTGGCCCTGGAGTCGCTCCAGGTCCCCCGCTGGAACGTCTCCCTCAACATGAGCGACGAGCACGGGAACACGGTCCACTTGCTCTGCACCATCAAGAGGCCCACGGACCTGCAGCAGCTCCATCTGAACCAAACAGACCCGCAGGAGATAGAGCTCAACGCCACTCTCGCCCTGGACTTCGAGTGTCCCATGACGCGAGAAAACTACGAGAGACTGTGGAAGCTGATCGCCTATTACAGCGAGGTCCCCGTGAAGCTGCACCGCGACCCCGCGCCTGACCAAGACCCCAGCCTCGGCTCCCAGTACAGGCAAGATGCTGATGACGACACCCTGTATTACACGGGCGTCCGAGCCCACATCCTTGCCGAACCGGAGTGGGTCCTGCAGCCGTCCGTGGACCTCCAGCTCAACCGGCGACAGAGTACGGCCAAGACGGTAGTGCTCGCCTATGCGTCCCGGTATTCTCTCACCATGCCCGCCAAGGACGCAAGGCCGTCTCGGAGCCGGAGCTGGGTCATGATCGAGCCTAGCACGGCCGTGCAGAGAGCCCAGACGGTCTTGGAAGGGAGCCCGTGCCAGCTGAGCTGCAACGTCAAGGCTTCCGAGAGGCCGTCCATCTGGTGGGTGCTGCCGGATGGCTCCGTCCTGAAAGCGCCCTTGGAGGACCAGGACGGCAGGGTCTCCATCCTCACTAGCGGCTGGCTGAAGATCAAGTCCACGGAGCCGTCAGACGCTGGTCTATACCAGTGCATCGCGCGGGTGAGGGACGAAGTGGATCGAATGGTGTACAGGGTTCTTGTGCAGCCTCCCGCCCCTCCAGCCCCCGATGGGCATACAGTGACCATTCAGAAGAACCCAGGCGAGCCAGTGACACTGCCTTGCCACGCACTGGCCGTACCCGAAGCCCAGATCAGCTGGGTCCTGCCCAACAAAAGGATCATAAATGACATGGCTAACACGTCCCACGCATACCTGCTGGCCGACGGGACTCTTTCCATCCCCCGGGTCCAAGGCAGCGACAGCGGCTACTACAGATGCGTGGCTGTCAACCAGCACGGGGCCGATCATTTCACCGTGGGGGTCGCGGTGCATAAGAAGGACTCCGGCAGGTCGTCGAAAAGGGGCCGGCGCCCAGGGGGGAAGACACTGGCCAGAGGAAGGGGGGACGTGGCGGAAGACGAAGGGGGATCTGGCTTAGGAGAGGAAGATCACGCACCGAGGAGAGGTCTCCACCCAAAGGACCAAGAGATGTACATCCAGACCAAGGACGACACGGTCCCCGGAGGTACGAAACccaagaaggggaggaggaaactgaagccctgGAAGCTGTCCGAAAAAGAGCCCGAGACAAATGTTGCAGAAGGTCGCAGAGTCTTTGAGTCCAGGCGAAGGGTCCACATGGCCAACAAACAGATTAATCCGCAACACTGGGCAGACATTTTAGCCAGAGTACGTGGGAGAAACCCACCGAAGGGAACAGAGGTTCCCCAGGTCCTTAAAGCCACCACTCCGCCCTCAGGGAGCCCAGAAGTGACATCCATCTGGccggctgcccctcccccctcagGAGCACCCGTGTGGACCAAAACCAGTGCCGAAGAGTCCTCGGGGGACCTGTCTCTCTTCGAGGAGGAAGAGCAGGTTGCTGGCACTGTTTTCTCACCCGGGATGGTTCTGCTGGAACCCGGCCCACAGGGAGTAACTGTGGCCACACCCCAAGTGACAAGCATCCACCCGGAAGAACTGATTGATGAGGACTTTACAGAGAAGGGCAAGGACGCCCCTGCCACCGAAGTGGACTTGGGGTGGGCTCCCGCCACCACATCCCTATCGGTGCCTCGTGAATCCTCTCCGACCGTGCAGACCCTGGCCACGGTCGGCGAAGAGCCCACCCATGGAAGCCTAGGCACCGAGGGCAGGTCGACACCGGATGCCGGGTCTGTGCCAGAGCCCACCTCAAATGCATCTGAGCCGCCCTCCAGCGCCATCCCCCACGCTGCATCCAAGAATGTGCCCTACGCTCCCTCAGAGCCCGAGACCCAGTCGCCACAGGATGCAAATGAAATGAACGATCTGACCTCCTCAGGTTTTACTGCAGCCCCGACCTTGGGGGTTGCTGACTCCAAGACCTTTGAGCCATTTGAAGACCACAGTGTCAGAGAAACCCTTGTGCCAGCCCAAACGTTTCTACAAGGACACAGTGACACCCGGCAGCTAGTGAGCAATTTAAGCGCGCAAGGCCACCCGCGGGTGAGACAGGGTTCACAGGAGGATGCTCAGACAGTGCGGAAAGAAGGGGTGCTAGACAGAGACCCTGAAAAATTCGGAAATCCTGAGAATCGCAGGCAGGGCCAGGTACCTTCCACCCTCCTAGACGCTGCCCTGGAGGTCATGAGCAATGTCACTGCCTGGAAGCATCCCAAGGAAACCACGCGATTGGACGAGGCTGCCACCACGGTCGCCATGCTGGCGCCCACCCAGAGAAGCCCTGCTCCATCAGCGCCGACCACTCACCCTTCTCGAAGGAGACCCCACGGCAAGAAGCGGGTACGCACGCACCGATTACGACAGCGGCAGAAACAACCCCCGCCCACGACGTTGGCCCCTGTGGAGACTTTTTCTACTCCACCCACTCGGGTACCGGAAGGGGCGGTTCCGAAGCAGGGGGACAGCTTGCCCGTCCCCACGCCTTGGCTGGAGAGCACTGTCCATACCCCTCCGCAGCTGGACGCGCGGAGGCCCGCGGAGCCCGTACCCAAGGAGCCCCCCCGCAAGAAGCACGGGAAGCGGCCGAATAAACATCGCTACGTGACAGCGACCGCGAGCCCCACGGCGCCTGTGTCCCCAACCAGCCCTTTCCCAAAAAATAAAGGCGTTCCTACCCCCACTTCACAAGCTGTGCTTCCAGCGACAACCGTTTCTCTCCCAACCGTAGACCTGCCTAGAGGATCCAGAATGGAAGGTGACCATACAACCCGCGTAGAAATCCGCTTCTCCCCAGATCAGCTGCAGGAGGCAAGTCCACTCACCCACGAGCCTGTACCCCCTGGAAAAGAAGTGGAGAATCTTGGTGTCGCCAACATCGATGACTATAAAACGGGCAGTCCGGTCCCTGGCGAGTCAGTGGGTCACACGGTGTCACCGTTGGGCGCCACAGTCTCCAGCGGGGGCGAATTTAAAGAAGCATCTAAACCTTCTGGCTTCCCAGGAACCCCAGGCTGGAACCccccaggggcagcccagccTGAAGGGCTCCTGACCGACCGACCTGCTCCAGGATCTTCGGAAGCTCTTACGGACTCACCCTTCTTCCAAGAGGGGGAGGACCCAGCGTTTCCTTCAGAGTTTGCACCTTCGGTTGCCGTGTCTACACTGTTGCAGCCGGAAGAATGGGTTCCTTCGCCGACGCTCCCGGGCCTCAAAGTCGAGGCGTCTTCAAGTCCAGCGGAAGCCAGCATCAGTGATCAGAGCGATCACGCAGCCCGTCCAGCTACCCTCCGTCCTGAAGGTGGACCTCAGCCTTGGGTCTCTCCACCTGTCCCCGTGCGGGAGCCCGCCTCCCCCCTCCTGCCCACCGCTCTCGCGTCCCTGGCACACACCACGGCACAGCCCGCGCCTCTTACATCTAAAACATCGCCAGCATCAAGCACGTCCAAAGAAAACCTTCTCTCCGGGGATGGGAGGACCCCGGAGACCACAACGCCGTCGGTGAAGAAGCAGGGAACGCAGCCTACGGGGAAACCAGATCGGGTATCCACGCCCTCTCCCGTCCTGGACAAATGGAATGTCACCCCTAAGCCAGTGTCCGGAAAGGAAGCCCCGGATGGCAGAACCGAAAGCCTTCTTCCCCGGCTCCCGGAGAGCCGCCAGGAGGCTGGCAGAGCCCAGGTTTTCCAGCCACCCCCCCGAGTCCCCACCAAACCGGTCCCATCAAGAGAGACGGTGAGGCCACCGCAGACCACACAAGGCTCCCTGAGATACTTTGTAACTTTCCAGCCCCCTCGTCACACGACCAACAGACCGGAAATGACGGCGCATCCGTCCAGGGTTCCGCTGGCAAATGAACGCTTCACGACGCCCACGTTACCAGGTCCGACCTCTCCTGTGGTTCCGCTGCACGGGTCCAAACCTAGCGCTCCCGGTACCACCGCCCGAGGCCCGCACAGAGCCCACGGCAGCTCCACATCGCTAGGCGATAACCACCTCCCGGACCTAAGAGCCCCCGCTGGCAAGCTGCCCCATCCCAGAGCCCCTCCTGCCAGTGGGAGGCTCCCTTTCTTCCTCAATAGGACGCTCTCTTTCCCACCGTTGGGAGCTACCCCCAAGCCCCCGACACCCGCCTCTCCCGCACTGGTGACGAGAGACCAAAAAGTCCACCCAGGTTCCTCCCATAGGCTTCATTCTCAGAGCATCGCTCAGGTCGACCTCGGTCCTCCGGCGCCTCCGCTGTTGCCCGCTCCCCGGACCACAGCCCCCCCCTCCACGAACGTCCGGAACCTTCCTGCGGTCTCCTCCACCCGGAGCTCCGTCCCTTTCCTGACGCCTTCCGCCCAGCCCTCCAGAAGCGTCCATCACAGCAGCCTCAAGCTCTTCTCTGCTGCAGGACCACCCGCATCCAAATTCTGGACCCTGGGGGAGAAGCCCCACATCGTCACCAAGTCTCCTCCCTCTGTGACTGTCACCGCGGAGACAGACGTTGTGTTCCCTTGTGAGGCAACAGGCCAACCCCAGCCTTTTGTGACCTGGACAAAGGTGTCCACAG GCGCTCTCATGACCCCAAACACCAGAGTGCAGCGGTTTGAAGTCCTGAAGAATGGCACTTTCGTCATCCGAAACGTGCAGGTGCAGGACGGGGGCCAGTACATGTGCACCGCCAAAAACCTGCACGGAGCCGACAGGATGGTAGTCCTGCTGACCGTGGCCGTGCAGCAGCCCCAGATCCTGGCGTCCCACTACAAGGATGTCACCGTCTACCTGGGGGATACCATTGCCATGGAGTGCCTGGCCAAGGGGACCCCCGCTCCCCAGATCTCCTGGATTTTCCCCGACAGGAGGGTGTGGCAGACCGTGTCCCCCGTGGAAGGCAGGATCACGCTGCACGAAAACCGGACCCTGTCCATCAAAGAGGCGTCCTTCTCGGACAGAGGCGTGTACAAATGCGTGGCCAGCAACGCAGCGGGCGCGGACAGCCTGGCCATCCGCCTGCACGTGGCGGCCCTGCCCCCGGTCATCCAGCAGGAGAAGCTGGAGAACATCTCGGTGCCGCCGGGGCTCAGCATCCACATCCACTGCACGGCCAAGGCGGCGCCGCTGCCCAGCGTGCGCTGGGTGCTGTGGGACGGGACGCAGATCCGCCCCTCCCAGTTCCTCCACGGCAACCTCTTCGTCTTCCCCAACGGCACCCTCTACATCCGCAACCTGGCGCCCAAGGACAGCGGGCGCTACGAGTGCGTGGCCGCCAACCTGGTGGGCTCGGCGCGGAGGGCGGTGCAGCTGTCGGTGATGCGCGCGGCCGCCAACGCGCGCATCACCGGCACGTCGCCGCAGAGAACCGACGTCCGCTACGGGGGGACCCTCCGGCTGGACTGCAGCGCCTCGGGGGACCCCTGGCCGCGCATCCTCTGGAGGCTCCCTTCCAAGAGAATGATCGACGCGCTTTTCAG CTTTGACACCAGGATCAAGGTCTTTGCCAATGGGACCCTGCTGGTGAAATCTGTCACCGACAAGGATGCAGGCGATTACCTGTGCGTCGCCCGGAATAAGGTAGGGGACGACTTCGTCATGCTCCAGGTCAACGTGGTCATGAGACCAGCCAAGATCGAGCACAAAGAGGAGAATGACCACAGGGTCTTCTACGGGGGCGACCTCAAGGTCGACTGCGTGGCCACCGGGCTTCCCAACCCCGAGATCTCCTGGAGCCTCCCCGACGGGAGCCTGGTCAACTCCTTCATGCAGTCCGATGATGGCGGCGGGCGCGCCAAGCGCTACGTGGTTTTCAACAATGGGACACTCTACTTTAACGAGGTCGGTATGCGCGAGGAGGGGGACTACACCTGCGTGGCCGAAAACCAGGTTGGCAAGGATGAGATGACCGTGCATGTGAAGGTGGTGACCGAGCCCCCCACCATCCGCAACAAGACGTACTCCGTGGTCCAGGTCCCCTACGGGGATGTGGTCACCGTGGCCTGTGAGGCCAAAGGGGAGCCCACACCCAGGGTGACGTGGCTCTCGCCCACCAACCGGCTGATCCCTGCCTCCTCCGAGAAGTACCAGATATATCCAGATGGCACGCTGCTGATCCAGAAAGCCCAGCGCTCGGACAGCGGCAACTACACCTGTGTGGTCAGGAACAGTGCCGGAGAGGACCGGAAGACGGTCTGGATCCACGTCCACGTGCAGGCGCCCAGGATCAACGGGAACCCCGACGCCATCACCACAGTGCGGGAGATCGCCCCAGTAGGCAGTCGGAAACTCATTGACTGCCAAGCAGAAGGCACCCCCATGCCGAGGGTCTTGTGGGCTTTCCCTGAGGGTGTGGTCCTACCCGCCCCTTACCATGGCAACCGGATCACCATCCACGGCAACGGGACCCTGGACATCCGGCGTCTGCGGAAGAGTGATTCAGTCCAATTGGTGTGTATCGGGCGCAATGAGGGTGGGGAGGCCAGGCTGATTGTCCAGCTTACTGTCCTGGAACCCGTGGAAAAGCCCATCTTCCACGACCCAGTCAGCGAAAAGATCACCGCCATGGCCGGACACACCATCAGTCTCAACTGCTCTGCAGCCGGGACCCCGACGCCCACCCTGCTCTGGGTCCTCCCCAACAAGACAGAGCTCCGgagtggccagcagctgcagcggtTCTACCACAAGGGCGACGGCAAGCTCCACATCAGTGACCTTTCATCCGTGGACGCGGGGGCTTACCGCTGCGTGGCCAGGAACTCGGCGGGCTACACAGAGAGGCTGGTCTCCCTGAAGGTGGGGCTGAAGCCTGAGACCAGCAACCGGTACCACAACCTCATCAGCATCA